One Methanococcus voltae genomic region harbors:
- a CDS encoding radical SAM protein, translated as MKIVLRNDICEKLENIVKDLKVTKHCVGCEGLDLNNKDPYHHPSIEITQKCNHNCIFCYSKLTEVKAGLYGNIEDNRAVTISQYGEPLTYPEKVKKAVKYVKSYGKRCDLQTNGSLLNEKLIDELKELGLDMVMISLSSDSKNPEKHFKLSNNDNYNTILENIKLCTKNFHTIVRSIYIPNYNGEELINLAKEMEKIGVHEIMVHQLIVHDSNASEIKEITNIDDIGYVKDLLLLVDKMKKEAPSVNITIKGCLLVYLKDMDGFVLNNVKTDCISEVPSIKREYVELNL; from the coding sequence ATGAAAATAGTACTTAGAAATGACATTTGTGAAAAATTAGAAAATATAGTGAAAGATTTAAAGGTAACTAAGCATTGCGTAGGCTGTGAAGGTCTTGATTTGAATAATAAAGACCCCTATCACCATCCATCTATTGAAATAACTCAAAAGTGTAATCACAATTGTATTTTCTGCTATTCAAAATTAACGGAAGTAAAAGCCGGACTTTATGGGAATATAGAAGATAATAGGGCAGTTACAATAAGCCAGTATGGGGAACCGTTAACATACCCGGAAAAAGTTAAAAAAGCTGTAAAATATGTAAAGTCATATGGCAAAAGGTGTGACCTTCAAACTAATGGTTCGTTGTTAAATGAAAAGCTTATCGATGAATTAAAAGAGCTAGGTCTAGATATGGTTATGATTAGCTTAAGTTCAGATTCTAAAAATCCTGAAAAACATTTTAAATTGTCAAATAATGATAATTATAATACCATACTTGAAAATATTAAGTTATGCACAAAAAATTTCCATACAATAGTCAGAAGTATATATATTCCAAATTATAATGGGGAAGAACTTATAAATCTTGCAAAAGAAATGGAAAAAATCGGTGTTCATGAAATTATGGTACATCAACTTATAGTTCATGATTCTAACGCTTCAGAAATTAAAGAAATAACAAATATTGATGATATAGGATATGTTAAAGATTTATTACTACTTGTAGATAAGATGAAAAAAGAAGCACCATCTGTTAATATTACCATTAAAGGATGTTTATTAGTTTATTTAAAAGATATGGATGGTTTTGTGCTAAACAATGTAAAAACAGACTGTATTTCTGAAGTACCGTCCATAAAAAGAGAATATGTTGAATTAAATTTATAA
- a CDS encoding Na(+)/H(+) antiporter subunit B, with protein MRNIITRDIAVFLSFLFFGVAILYSIFNINVVEGVNAVYTSNYIVPNFVTAVLFDWRAFDTLGECLILVTSVMVTGMVFGRGLYNTDFLKSLFCENTQDGQNASYKDDEDHDLGFTSIIKVITMPLSVILMVLGIVTILAGHITPGGGFQGGALISVAYILGIIGYGTKSPIGFTHHFLEKLETFGALFFMIMGALGMAVSGYYLLNISVLNGIPLFPSPQNMGAVGLIPYLNIAVGFKVLAGLSSISLLLSTKKIFTNNSGLKSSNS; from the coding sequence TTGAGAAATATTATAACAAGAGATATTGCAGTATTTTTATCGTTTTTATTCTTTGGAGTTGCCATATTGTACTCTATATTTAATATTAACGTGGTAGAAGGTGTAAATGCAGTTTATACCAGTAATTATATTGTTCCCAACTTTGTAACTGCAGTATTATTTGATTGGAGAGCTTTTGACACATTAGGTGAGTGTTTAATCCTTGTAACGTCGGTTATGGTCACAGGAATGGTTTTTGGAAGAGGTTTGTACAATACCGACTTTTTAAAGTCTTTATTCTGTGAAAATACCCAAGATGGTCAAAATGCTAGTTATAAAGATGATGAAGACCATGATTTGGGATTTACTTCGATAATAAAAGTTATTACAATGCCTTTAAGTGTAATACTCATGGTTTTAGGTATTGTAACTATATTAGCAGGTCATATAACTCCAGGCGGTGGTTTTCAAGGTGGCGCTTTAATTTCCGTAGCCTATATTTTGGGAATAATCGGTTATGGTACAAAATCCCCTATTGGATTTACGCATCACTTTTTAGAGAAATTGGAAACCTTTGGAGCCTTATTTTTCATGATAATGGGTGCATTAGGGATGGCAGTATCAGGATATTACTTACTAAATATATCAGTACTTAATGGTATTCCCTTATTCCCTTCACCTCAAAATATGGGTGCGGTTGGATTAATACCTTATTTGAATATTGCAGTAGGTTTTAAGGTTTTAGCCGGTTTATCTTCAATTTCCCTGCTTTTAAGTACTAAAAAAATATTTACAAATAATTCCGGTTTAAAAAGTTCTAATTCTTAA
- a CDS encoding cell division protein SepF: MFKKIKKMISSTETLKPSSPVPIEEYIELPVKTYEGNELVKIKVCELEDFKDSTEISVLVEAGYLVIANTIDLERDIDDDYAKVLTDLKNKLRNTGKIVRLCETKIMAVPSNTVIEKIVKEKKD; the protein is encoded by the coding sequence ATGTTTAAAAAAATAAAAAAAATGATATCATCAACAGAAACCTTGAAACCAAGTAGTCCTGTACCTATAGAAGAATACATTGAATTACCTGTTAAAACCTACGAAGGAAATGAATTAGTAAAAATAAAAGTTTGCGAACTTGAAGATTTCAAAGATTCTACTGAAATTTCAGTATTGGTTGAAGCCGGTTACTTAGTTATTGCAAACACTATCGACCTTGAAAGAGATATAGATGATGACTATGCTAAAGTCCTTACAGATTTAAAAAATAAATTAAGGAATACGGGTAAAATCGTAAGACTTTGTGAAACCAAAATTATGGCAGTTCCATCTAACACCGTAATTGAAAAAATAGTCAAAGAGAAAAAAGATTAA
- a CDS encoding ATP-binding cassette domain-containing protein, with product MSIVVKNLTKKYDDGKIALNNVSFEVEPKKVLGIIGKSGAGKTTLIRILRGSEKFNEGSIEVFGKKENLRDVTAIHLQRNFALWAEPAINNIIRKLHAIREQSDESLPIEEDMPEYTERAMEILKLVGLEHKANTFSNILSGGEKQRLIMGRQLAKIYEKGEGVLLLDEPVTMSCPASKKMILEIINNARKKLNITVILTSHLPEIHKYLCDECILLENGEIKSKGKPDEIVDEFLKDMNEVYIKKNSLNSEKESIETIYEVKDISKRYFVINGGETLNLKNISFEVQKGEILSILGASGTGKSVLLRILGGLELPDTGEVRLKGIDLSHFGWERMNLRSKMGIMHQEFSLAYYSTVGELLKYRRNIKSAKVLFDAKEKAKMYKIPETVVDALYQLLDLPDTERNNKLEKLGISQSILLSLFNASEEDIYSYDELMNALDLDSEILNKSPSELSGGQRVRVAIALQLVNQPEILLLDEPFGDLDPITLRDVSNYLKKINDMYGTTIILISHHIDFIKEISDRAILIDNGTIDSEGKPEEICEKFIEKSTLKFCN from the coding sequence ATGAGTATTGTAGTTAAAAATTTAACAAAAAAATATGATGATGGTAAAATAGCCTTAAATAATGTTAGTTTTGAAGTAGAACCTAAAAAAGTACTTGGAATTATTGGTAAGTCGGGAGCGGGGAAAACTACATTAATTAGAATATTAAGGGGCTCTGAAAAATTCAACGAAGGAAGCATTGAAGTTTTTGGGAAAAAGGAAAACTTAAGAGATGTAACTGCGATACACTTGCAAAGGAATTTTGCACTATGGGCAGAACCTGCCATAAACAATATTATTAGAAAATTACACGCAATTCGTGAACAGTCTGATGAAAGTTTACCTATAGAGGAAGATATGCCCGAATACACAGAAAGAGCCATGGAAATCCTTAAATTAGTGGGTTTAGAACATAAAGCAAATACTTTTTCAAATATATTAAGCGGTGGAGAAAAACAGCGTTTAATAATGGGTAGACAGCTAGCTAAAATCTATGAAAAAGGAGAAGGGGTTTTATTATTAGATGAACCTGTTACAATGTCTTGTCCCGCATCTAAAAAGATGATATTAGAGATTATAAACAATGCAAGAAAAAAATTGAATATTACCGTAATATTGACTTCACACTTGCCTGAAATACACAAATATCTTTGTGATGAGTGTATTTTATTAGAAAACGGAGAAATTAAATCAAAAGGAAAACCTGATGAAATAGTTGATGAATTTTTAAAGGACATGAACGAAGTATATATTAAGAAAAATTCATTAAATTCTGAAAAGGAATCAATAGAAACAATATATGAAGTTAAAGATATTTCAAAAAGATATTTCGTAATAAACGGTGGAGAAACCTTAAATTTGAAAAATATATCTTTTGAAGTACAAAAAGGAGAAATACTATCCATACTTGGAGCGAGCGGTACTGGAAAGTCAGTTTTACTTAGAATACTTGGCGGTTTAGAATTACCCGATACTGGAGAAGTACGCCTAAAAGGAATAGATCTATCCCATTTTGGTTGGGAAAGAATGAATTTACGTTCAAAAATGGGCATTATGCACCAAGAGTTTTCATTAGCGTATTATTCCACAGTAGGCGAATTACTCAAATACAGAAGAAATATTAAAAGCGCTAAAGTATTATTTGATGCAAAAGAAAAGGCCAAAATGTATAAAATACCAGAAACAGTTGTAGACGCACTCTACCAACTTTTAGATTTGCCAGACACTGAAAGAAACAACAAACTTGAAAAATTAGGAATATCTCAGAGTATATTATTATCATTATTTAATGCTTCGGAAGAAGATATTTATTCATATGATGAATTAATGAATGCTTTAGATTTAGACTCTGAAATATTAAACAAAAGCCCCAGTGAATTAAGTGGTGGTCAAAGAGTTAGAGTTGCAATTGCTCTTCAATTGGTTAATCAACCGGAAATATTATTATTAGATGAACCATTTGGAGATTTAGACCCGATAACATTACGGGACGTATCAAACTACTTAAAAAAGATAAATGATATGTATGGCACTACCATTATATTAATAAGCCACCATATTGACTTCATTAAAGAAATAAGCGATAGAGCAATACTTATTGATAATGGAACTATTGATTCAGAAGGCAAACCTGAAGAAATTTGTGAGAAATTCATCGAAAAAAGTACGTTAAAATTCTGTAATTAA
- a CDS encoding methionine adenosyltransferase, whose product MSNIVVKKLERAPINETPIEIVERKGIGHPDSICDGVAESVSVALCKMYKEHLGVVLHHNTDQVELVGGYAYPQLGGGEMITPIYVLLSGRATMEVLNKETGEIIKLPVNSTAVNAAREYLKKTIRNADLERDIIVDCRIGQGSVDLVEVFDRERNAIPHANDTSFGVGHAPLSITEKLVLETERLLNSDAMKAEVPAIGEDIKVMGLREEKKVTLTIAMGAVDKYINSCDDYIKVKEIAKKKVEENAKKYAGDFEVEVYINTADDDKDCIFLTVTGTSAEMGDDGSVGRGNRANGLITPFRPMSMEATSGKNPINHIGKIYNILANTVAEDVAKIEGVQECQIRILSQIGKPINEPKMLSIEIIPAEGFTVEGLNGEIEKVAQKWLDNVQTVTERIIDGKVTTF is encoded by the coding sequence ATGTCAAATATAGTTGTTAAAAAATTAGAAAGAGCTCCAATAAACGAAACCCCTATTGAAATTGTAGAAAGAAAAGGTATTGGCCACCCGGACAGTATTTGCGACGGTGTTGCAGAAAGCGTTAGCGTTGCGTTATGTAAAATGTACAAAGAACATTTAGGTGTAGTTTTACACCACAACACTGACCAAGTTGAATTGGTTGGTGGTTACGCATACCCTCAACTTGGTGGCGGGGAAATGATAACCCCTATCTATGTATTATTATCTGGTAGAGCTACAATGGAAGTATTAAATAAAGAAACTGGAGAAATTATAAAATTACCAGTTAACTCTACTGCAGTAAACGCTGCAAGAGAATACTTAAAGAAAACCATCAGAAATGCGGATTTAGAAAGAGATATAATTGTAGACTGCAGAATAGGACAAGGTTCAGTTGATTTAGTAGAAGTATTCGATAGAGAAAGAAACGCAATACCACACGCTAACGATACATCATTTGGTGTTGGACACGCTCCATTAAGTATTACTGAAAAATTAGTACTTGAAACAGAACGATTATTAAATTCAGATGCTATGAAAGCAGAAGTTCCTGCAATTGGTGAAGATATTAAAGTTATGGGATTAAGAGAAGAGAAGAAAGTAACTTTAACTATTGCTATGGGTGCTGTGGACAAATACATCAATTCTTGCGACGACTACATCAAAGTTAAAGAAATTGCAAAGAAAAAAGTTGAAGAAAACGCTAAAAAGTACGCTGGAGACTTCGAAGTTGAAGTATACATAAACACAGCTGACGATGATAAAGACTGTATTTTCTTAACTGTTACCGGTACATCTGCAGAAATGGGTGACGATGGTTCAGTAGGTAGAGGAAACAGAGCAAACGGATTAATTACCCCATTCAGACCTATGAGTATGGAAGCTACAAGCGGTAAAAACCCAATAAACCACATTGGTAAGATATACAACATATTGGCAAATACTGTTGCAGAAGATGTTGCTAAAATTGAAGGCGTTCAAGAATGTCAAATCAGAATCTTAAGCCAAATTGGTAAACCAATTAACGAACCAAAAATGTTAAGCATTGAAATCATACCTGCGGAAGGCTTTACAGTTGAAGGTTTAAATGGTGAAATTGAAAAAGTAGCTCAAAAATGGCTCGATAATGTACAAACAGTTACTGAAAGAATTATTGATGGAAAAGTAACTACATTCTAA
- a CDS encoding Era-like GTP-binding protein yields the protein MNNNIKKYKIAMMGPENSGKSSIVNKIFGKSISEVSEVGGTTKKPVRKYWGKLKIGRLKQNPEFADITFADLGGLYSGEDKSVVMVGNVLEKTFEEIDSSDMIIHVIDAKDGLFKSFEKLHHLLKYRYQKPIIVIVNKCDLLSSSERNSLTIAIEERLNNKVYFTSAMSYEGINELINVIITILKR from the coding sequence ATGAATAATAATATTAAAAAGTATAAAATAGCAATGATGGGGCCTGAAAATTCGGGAAAATCATCTATTGTTAATAAAATATTTGGAAAAAGTATTTCAGAAGTTTCAGAAGTGGGCGGTACCACAAAAAAACCAGTTCGAAAATATTGGGGAAAGCTAAAAATAGGTAGATTAAAGCAAAATCCAGAATTTGCAGATATAACCTTTGCTGATTTGGGGGGTTTATACTCTGGTGAAGACAAATCTGTTGTAATGGTTGGCAATGTTTTAGAAAAAACTTTTGAAGAGATAGATAGCTCAGATATGATAATTCACGTTATCGATGCAAAAGACGGTCTTTTCAAAAGTTTTGAAAAATTACATCACCTTTTAAAATACAGGTATCAAAAACCCATAATTGTTATTGTAAATAAATGTGATTTATTATCCTCTTCTGAAAGAAATTCCTTAACCATCGCCATTGAAGAAAGGCTAAATAATAAAGTATACTTCACTTCTGCAATGTCTTATGAAGGTATTAACGAATTAATTAATGTAATAATAACAATACTGAAGAGATAG
- the ehbF gene encoding energy conserving hydrogenase EhbF translates to MNLLPLLVVFPMFMAIVLNFLHGKDKLIKYSSIALAIILMALPFIPNYGFYFFGNHGLVETMTSGIAYLFNPAKQLILIVLTLIASLTLISSAGEKQSGLVTSLVLMGLASVTAVVLSEDLFNMYVFYEITAISQTGLLLATGTENSYKSALRYLIMGNFAGSILLLGIGLLLSISGTLFIPEIHAQLLANPTNPVIYGGALMLIIGLCYGSGLPPFHTIKSEVYSGAKPFISAVLQTFSKFVLVALMLLMFKLFYGLPLFGNLQVLLIVISILGMVFGVVMALLQTDYRKLLSYHAISQGGYVAAGLALGTPLGFVAGVFHAINHVIYKSALFLGAHIVSNENKTSKLDKLGNLLPVMPFVAFMVLCAKLAISGVPPFNGFQSKLLLAEASINANLPELTIIMILVSIGTFVSMMKAFYMIYLKPNGLKDIEELKKDYNNPMLKYPKFSLLILTILCIILGIFPEIVTNTLYNSFDNFLSTL, encoded by the coding sequence ATGAATTTACTTCCATTATTGGTAGTCTTCCCTATGTTCATGGCAATCGTGTTAAATTTTTTACATGGAAAAGATAAATTAATTAAATATTCCTCAATAGCATTAGCAATAATCCTTATGGCATTACCATTTATTCCGAATTATGGGTTCTATTTCTTCGGAAACCACGGATTGGTAGAAACCATGACATCAGGTATTGCATATTTATTCAATCCTGCTAAACAGCTTATTTTAATCGTACTTACATTAATAGCTTCGCTAACTTTAATTTCCTCAGCGGGTGAAAAACAGAGCGGTCTAGTTACTTCTTTAGTTTTAATGGGTTTAGCAAGTGTCACAGCAGTTGTTTTATCCGAAGATTTATTCAACATGTATGTATTTTATGAGATAACCGCAATATCTCAAACAGGGCTTTTATTGGCTACGGGAACTGAAAATTCCTATAAATCAGCCCTTAGATATCTTATAATGGGTAATTTCGCAGGTTCCATATTACTTCTGGGAATTGGGCTATTACTTTCAATATCTGGAACGTTATTTATTCCAGAAATCCACGCTCAATTATTGGCTAACCCAACTAATCCAGTAATATATGGTGGCGCTTTAATGTTGATAATTGGACTTTGCTATGGTAGCGGTTTACCTCCTTTCCACACTATAAAATCTGAAGTGTACTCCGGAGCAAAGCCTTTTATCTCAGCAGTATTACAAACATTCTCTAAATTCGTATTAGTTGCACTTATGCTGTTAATGTTTAAATTATTCTATGGTTTACCATTATTTGGAAATTTGCAAGTATTATTAATTGTAATTTCAATTTTGGGAATGGTATTTGGTGTGGTAATGGCACTTTTACAAACTGACTATAGAAAATTACTATCATACCACGCAATAAGTCAAGGTGGCTACGTAGCAGCAGGTTTGGCTTTAGGGACTCCATTAGGATTTGTTGCAGGGGTATTCCATGCCATAAATCACGTTATTTACAAAAGTGCTCTTTTTTTAGGGGCACATATTGTATCAAATGAAAATAAAACTAGTAAATTGGATAAATTGGGCAATTTATTACCCGTAATGCCATTTGTAGCTTTTATGGTGCTTTGTGCAAAATTGGCAATAAGTGGTGTACCACCATTCAATGGTTTTCAAAGTAAATTACTATTGGCAGAAGCATCTATAAACGCAAATTTGCCCGAATTAACAATTATTATGATATTGGTCAGTATTGGAACTTTTGTATCGATGATGAAAGCATTTTATATGATATATTTAAAACCAAATGGATTAAAAGATATTGAAGAGCTTAAAAAAGATTATAATAACCCTATGTTAAAATATCCTAAGTTTTCATTGCTTATATTGACAATTTTATGTATAATATTGGGTATTTTCCCAGAAATTGTCACAAATACGTTATACAATTCATTTGATAATTTTTTAAGTACTTTATAA
- a CDS encoding bifunctional hydroxymethylpyrimidine kinase/phosphomethylpyrimidine kinase has protein sequence MKNVLAIGGYDPTGGAGVIADAKTIKETGNNPLTIITSLVPQNNQKVYSKEDVSKQILEEQFEAIFEDFNIKCVKTGVLSKNAIELILKYHKDYDFKIICDPVIKSTTGRLLTDKETLDLYVDLFNKCYLITPNNEEFKFIKHYMYTKLKKEKYYDENLKELSVLVTGINDTLQKYSGTKIAIFNGRKINKEVHGTGCVFSSAIAGFSTRMPLISAIKNAKKLVLGSVIYAKKTRYGYNTNPLFINEKTIYKNLEYSLFLLKNIKYTLIPDVGSNIGECTILPKNRYDVCALSGRIIKDKDTGGYHKAGEFKFGASKILSDVIITANKYDPKIRATMGVRFNEKLMEKLKEDGVFCISHFKTDGFENIRKVGIGIDNAFKNYLIEKYIGFQEKNYMLDLSMDTLNMDTKTDTEISEMENENNKFKKDLENNENSKDGKDIESIEDNSTETDPLNGLNESTNLKEIEDEKVDNLKKLKEDLDGIRDILSTNLLNKAPFSKNLKKNELLDDLKEECNKINPKDRENCSDCKYCKNEILYDFIGFKENFDCTLDIIYNKGGHQIEPMIWILGQNSIEIVKKLRILEKTYRKL, from the coding sequence ATGAAAAATGTGCTTGCAATAGGTGGCTACGACCCCACCGGTGGTGCAGGAGTAATTGCTGATGCTAAAACAATTAAAGAAACTGGCAATAATCCATTAACCATTATAACGTCACTTGTACCTCAAAACAACCAGAAAGTATATTCTAAAGAAGATGTGTCAAAACAAATACTTGAAGAACAATTTGAAGCCATATTTGAAGATTTTAATATAAAATGCGTAAAAACGGGAGTATTGTCCAAAAATGCAATTGAATTAATATTAAAATATCATAAAGACTATGATTTTAAAATAATATGTGACCCAGTTATAAAATCCACTACGGGTAGACTATTAACAGATAAAGAAACACTGGACTTATATGTGGACTTATTCAATAAATGTTATTTGATAACACCGAATAACGAGGAATTCAAATTCATAAAACACTATATGTATACCAAATTAAAAAAAGAAAAGTACTACGATGAAAATTTAAAAGAACTAAGTGTATTAGTTACAGGGATTAATGATACACTACAAAAGTACTCAGGGACTAAAATAGCAATATTCAACGGTAGAAAAATAAATAAAGAAGTCCATGGAACCGGTTGCGTATTTTCTTCAGCAATTGCTGGTTTCTCCACTAGAATGCCATTGATTAGTGCAATAAAGAATGCAAAAAAGTTGGTACTTGGTTCGGTTATCTATGCAAAAAAAACTAGATATGGTTACAATACAAATCCTTTATTTATTAACGAAAAAACCATCTATAAAAATCTTGAATATTCGTTATTTTTGTTAAAAAACATCAAATATACTTTAATTCCCGATGTTGGTTCAAATATTGGTGAATGTACAATATTACCGAAAAACCGCTACGATGTATGTGCCCTTTCAGGTAGAATAATAAAAGATAAAGATACTGGCGGATATCACAAAGCAGGCGAGTTTAAATTTGGGGCATCTAAAATATTAAGTGATGTTATAATAACAGCCAATAAATACGACCCCAAAATAAGAGCTACAATGGGCGTTAGATTTAACGAAAAACTTATGGAAAAGCTTAAAGAAGACGGCGTATTCTGCATTAGCCATTTTAAAACAGATGGGTTTGAAAACATACGTAAAGTAGGTATTGGGATAGATAACGCATTTAAAAATTATCTAATTGAAAAATATATTGGATTCCAAGAAAAAAATTATATGTTAGATTTAAGTATGGATACATTAAATATGGATACTAAAACCGATACAGAAATTAGCGAAATGGAAAATGAGAATAATAAATTTAAAAAAGATTTAGAAAATAATGAAAATAGTAAAGATGGTAAAGATATTGAAAGTATTGAAGATAATTCAACTGAAACAGATCCATTAAATGGATTAAATGAGTCCACTAATTTAAAAGAAATAGAAGATGAAAAAGTAGATAATTTAAAAAAATTAAAAGAAGATTTAGATGGTATTCGTGATATATTATCTACTAATTTATTGAATAAAGCACCATTTTCTAAAAATTTGAAAAAAAATGAACTATTAGATGATTTGAAAGAAGAATGTAATAAAATAAACCCTAAAGACCGTGAAAATTGTAGTGACTGTAAATACTGTAAAAATGAAATACTGTATGACTTTATAGGATTCAAAGAAAATTTCGACTGTACGTTAGATATAATATATAACAAAGGCGGACATCAAATAGAACCTATGATATGGATATTAGGGCAAAACTCCATAGAAATAGTTAAAAAATTGAGAATACTTGAAAAAACCTATCGAAAATTATAA
- a CDS encoding DUF169 domain-containing protein — protein MEILEMGNKLQELLSLKYPAVAVKLVKSKEEIPEGYEEVEQEARHCELVQTSRKEGKKYYAPVEKQMCKGGAYAMGILQNPPKPLETGVLYHKLGNFETEEAAIKTVEAIPKVTEPMFAAVYSPINKVDFEPDAVIVLCTPKQALRLTQAINYVNGGRFEADFSGIQSLCADAVAAVKVRGKANATLACNGSRKFGKIEQEELIFSFPPKDLENIIKALEHFKEIWG, from the coding sequence ATGGAGATTTTAGAAATGGGCAACAAGCTTCAAGAATTATTAAGCTTAAAATACCCTGCAGTAGCTGTTAAGCTAGTTAAAAGCAAAGAAGAAATCCCTGAAGGATACGAAGAAGTAGAACAAGAAGCTAGACACTGTGAATTAGTTCAAACTTCAAGAAAAGAAGGTAAAAAATACTACGCACCAGTTGAAAAGCAAATGTGTAAAGGTGGCGCATATGCTATGGGAATTTTACAAAATCCTCCTAAACCACTTGAAACAGGAGTTTTATACCATAAATTAGGAAACTTTGAGACAGAAGAAGCAGCAATAAAGACTGTTGAAGCAATTCCTAAGGTAACAGAACCAATGTTTGCAGCAGTTTACTCACCAATAAATAAAGTAGATTTTGAACCTGACGCAGTAATCGTTTTATGTACTCCAAAACAAGCTTTAAGGTTAACACAAGCAATAAACTACGTAAATGGTGGAAGATTTGAAGCAGACTTTTCAGGTATTCAATCATTATGTGCAGATGCTGTGGCAGCTGTTAAAGTTAGGGGAAAAGCAAATGCAACATTAGCTTGCAATGGCTCAAGAAAATTCGGAAAAATCGAACAAGAAGAATTGATATTTTCATTCCCTCCAAAGGATTTAGAAAATATCATAAAAGCTTTAGAGCACTTTAAAGAAATTTGGGGTTAA
- a CDS encoding CDP-2,3-bis-(O-geranylgeranyl)-sn-glycerol synthase, translating to MDYYVFLLLSSVWYIIPAYIANAMACVFGGGTPLDGGKNFVDGRRLIGNGVTIKGTISGITCGVIGSILQYFVGNYFNFDWMMFLNAGLTQYVILGLLLSSGALFGDMFGSFVKRRFNISQGGSAPLWDQLTFIVFALIFGYFYIPVSVNMAILLILLSPIVHLVSNIIAYKLGIKKVWW from the coding sequence ATGGATTATTACGTATTTTTACTATTGAGCTCAGTATGGTATATAATACCTGCATATATTGCAAATGCTATGGCTTGTGTTTTTGGAGGGGGAACTCCGTTAGATGGAGGCAAAAACTTTGTTGATGGTCGTAGATTAATAGGAAATGGGGTAACAATTAAGGGAACAATTTCTGGAATAACTTGTGGAGTTATTGGCTCAATACTCCAATATTTTGTTGGCAATTACTTTAATTTCGATTGGATGATGTTTTTAAATGCTGGATTAACACAATATGTCATATTAGGGTTACTTTTATCATCTGGTGCCTTATTTGGAGACATGTTTGGAAGTTTTGTGAAAAGAAGGTTTAATATTTCACAGGGCGGTTCTGCACCCTTATGGGACCAATTAACATTTATAGTATTTGCCCTAATATTTGGTTACTTTTACATACCTGTTTCAGTGAACATGGCTATATTATTAATACTACTCTCGCCAATTGTTCATTTGGTATCAAATATAATTGCGTATAAATTAGGAATTAAAAAAGTATGGTGGTAA
- a CDS encoding MJ0307 family thioredoxin yields MVKVEVFSSPSCPHCPAAKRVVEQVVKEMDNIEVLHVNVMEHPEKAIELGIMAVPAIAIDGDVVFVGAPSLEDFKAKLLEKINSEE; encoded by the coding sequence ATGGTAAAGGTAGAAGTTTTTTCATCCCCAAGTTGCCCACATTGTCCTGCAGCTAAAAGAGTAGTTGAACAAGTAGTTAAAGAAATGGATAATATCGAAGTACTACATGTTAATGTAATGGAACATCCTGAAAAAGCAATTGAATTGGGTATAATGGCCGTTCCAGCAATTGCAATTGATGGTGACGTTGTATTTGTAGGTGCACCATCCTTAGAAGATTTTAAAGCGAAGTTACTTGAAAAAATTAATAGTGAAGAATAA
- a CDS encoding cation:proton antiporter subunit C has protein sequence MELQMASFITAGLLIVIGIYGMFFVDNVIKKIMALSAIGGGVNLILIAIGYTQGIVPIKTLEVSMPVFSTTSAYPLPQALVLTNIVIEASMLAIMLGIAIVLFKKYGTLKSSILLKKTD, from the coding sequence GTGGAATTACAGATGGCTTCATTTATTACAGCAGGTCTTTTAATTGTTATAGGAATTTACGGAATGTTTTTCGTCGACAATGTGATTAAAAAAATAATGGCACTTTCGGCAATTGGCGGAGGCGTAAATTTAATTTTAATTGCAATCGGTTATACTCAAGGAATAGTTCCGATAAAGACTTTGGAAGTTTCTATGCCTGTATTTTCGACTACAAGTGCATACCCATTGCCACAAGCTTTAGTCCTTACTAACATCGTGATTGAAGCATCTATGTTAGCAATAATGCTTGGAATTGCAATAGTTTTGTTCAAAAAATACGGTACTTTAAAATCGTCTATACTTTTAAAAAAGACTGATTAA